One genomic region from Fictibacillus marinisediminis encodes:
- a CDS encoding LytTR family DNA-binding domain-containing protein — MEPFKTSALLDVISDLFSHEASIAVTDTDHYIYYQPSKRINLKIKPGDGIKEGTITHKALVSKQKVSQFINRDIFGTPYYGMAVPLMDEGELKGCVTAIFPALTSGKTVVTVKSEDGWIPIPFADILYLEAKERKTYVVGEKHTGSHKDTLNEFDFLLPKDDFVRCHRSFIVNVHHIREIYPETHSTFLLSMKNGDQVPVSQSYASYFRNLLGF; from the coding sequence ATGGAGCCTTTTAAAACATCGGCACTTCTTGACGTAATCAGTGACCTGTTTTCACATGAAGCTTCTATTGCAGTAACAGATACAGACCATTATATTTACTACCAGCCAAGCAAAAGGATCAACCTGAAGATCAAGCCGGGTGATGGAATTAAAGAAGGCACCATTACACATAAAGCGCTGGTTTCCAAACAAAAAGTATCGCAATTTATTAACCGTGATATTTTCGGCACCCCATATTACGGAATGGCGGTCCCCTTGATGGATGAAGGAGAGCTGAAGGGGTGTGTCACCGCTATCTTTCCGGCATTAACGAGCGGCAAGACGGTCGTTACCGTAAAAAGCGAGGATGGCTGGATTCCGATTCCGTTCGCAGATATTCTTTATTTGGAGGCGAAGGAACGAAAGACGTATGTGGTCGGTGAAAAACATACTGGCAGTCATAAGGATACGCTGAATGAATTTGATTTTCTTTTACCGAAAGATGACTTTGTCCGATGCCATCGCTCGTTCATCGTCAATGTTCATCACATCCGGGAGATCTATCCGGAAACCCACTCCACATTTTTACTTTCAATGAAAAACGGAGATCAGGTTCCCGTCAGCCAGTCGTATGCAAGTTATTTCAGAAATCTGCTTGGATTCTAG
- a CDS encoding DUF3219 family protein, with the protein MNTVILNDRKFDVTDLHLTTTASQLKKIRFKFKVEHSEYHDITTLLYKNDFEVKVPEKDLRFRAEISQYSTSITDLYKETAVGDFALELTEKE; encoded by the coding sequence TTGAATACCGTCATTCTCAATGATAGGAAATTTGATGTAACAGATTTGCATCTTACGACTACAGCCAGTCAACTGAAAAAGATCCGTTTCAAGTTTAAAGTAGAGCATAGTGAGTATCACGACATTACGACGCTTCTCTACAAAAACGATTTTGAAGTAAAAGTCCCTGAAAAGGACCTCCGATTCAGAGCTGAAATCAGCCAATATTCTACGTCTATCACTGATTTGTACAAAGAGACCGCTGTTGGTGACTTTGCTCTTGAGCTTACGGAAAAAGAATAA
- a CDS encoding DsbA family oxidoreductase — protein sequence MKVEIWSDYVCPFCYIGKRRFENALNGFEDRENVEVIYRSFELDPSFKNETNKNMHTVLAEKYGMSYEQAKGMNDQMTQRAAEVGLTYDFENMKPTNTFDAHRVSHFAKQKGLLKEVTERILKGYFTEALDISEHETLAKLAAEAGLDQEETLAVLREGKFADDVRADEAEASQLKITGVPFFVFNQKYGVSGAQPEAVFTEVLEKVQEEEQQNSSIQVISSSEKKENKDDQCSDGSCSI from the coding sequence ATGAAAGTTGAAATATGGTCAGATTATGTTTGTCCATTTTGTTATATTGGAAAACGACGTTTTGAGAACGCGCTGAACGGCTTTGAAGACCGTGAAAACGTAGAAGTCATTTATAGGAGTTTTGAACTCGATCCTTCTTTCAAAAATGAAACAAATAAAAACATGCATACCGTTTTGGCTGAAAAGTACGGCATGTCTTATGAGCAAGCAAAAGGAATGAATGATCAGATGACACAGAGAGCGGCAGAAGTTGGCTTAACCTATGATTTTGAAAATATGAAACCGACGAACACCTTTGATGCCCACCGGGTTTCTCATTTTGCCAAACAAAAGGGACTGCTGAAAGAAGTGACAGAACGTATCCTTAAAGGTTATTTTACCGAAGCCCTTGATATCAGTGAGCATGAAACACTGGCGAAGCTTGCGGCAGAAGCCGGTCTTGATCAGGAAGAAACACTTGCTGTATTAAGAGAAGGGAAATTCGCAGACGATGTCCGTGCAGACGAGGCGGAAGCATCACAACTTAAGATAACCGGTGTTCCTTTCTTCGTTTTCAATCAAAAGTATGGTGTATCAGGCGCACAGCCGGAAGCTGTTTTTACCGAAGTCCTCGAAAAGGTGCAGGAAGAAGAACAGCAAAACAGCTCGATCCAAGTGATTAGCAGCAGTGAGAAGAAAGAAAATAAGGATGATCAATGCTCTGACGGCTCCTGCAGCATTTAA
- a CDS encoding acyl-CoA thioesterase, whose translation MFKTNIEPRVSETDGVGHINNTTIPIWFEAGRNKLFKLFTPDSSFENWKMIILNMNVDYVDQIFFGKDAEVFTWVKRIGNTSLELYEEIRQDNRLCAKGTAVYVNHDVKKGKSEVIPEDIRSELEKHKYSENVE comes from the coding sequence ATGTTTAAAACGAACATCGAACCGCGCGTCTCAGAAACAGACGGGGTTGGGCATATCAACAATACGACAATACCCATCTGGTTTGAGGCGGGCAGGAACAAACTGTTTAAACTGTTCACACCGGATAGTTCCTTCGAAAACTGGAAAATGATCATACTGAACATGAATGTTGATTATGTGGACCAGATCTTTTTCGGAAAAGATGCCGAAGTGTTTACGTGGGTAAAACGGATCGGTAATACAAGCCTCGAGCTGTATGAAGAAATTCGCCAGGACAACAGGCTTTGTGCAAAAGGGACGGCCGTCTACGTAAATCATGATGTTAAAAAGGGTAAATCGGAAGTGATTCCGGAAGACATCAGGTCTGAACTCGAAAAACATAAGTATAGTGAGAATGTGGAGTAA
- a CDS encoding catalase, which translates to MSTNDPKNSSGENKKDKQLQAFRVNNKGKKLTTNQGLRISEDEHSLKAGVRGPTLMEDFHFREKMTHFDHERIPERIVHARGYAAHGEFEVYESMKEFTKAGFLQDPSVKTPVFVRFSTVAGSRGSGDTVRDVRGFATKFYTEEGNYDLVGNNIPVFFIQDAIKFPDLVHAFKPEQHNEIPQASTAHDTFWDFVANNTESAHTVMWAMSDRAIPRSYRMMEGFGVHTFRFVNEQGQARFVKFHWKPKLGVHSLVWDEAQRLAGKNPDFHRQDLYEAIEKGDYPEWELGVQMIEEEDEFKFNFDVLDPTKVWPEELVPVKIIGKMTLNRNPDNYFSETEQVAFHPGHVVPGIDFSNDPLLQGRLFSYTDTQLSRLGGPNFHELPINRPVCPFHNNQRDGMHRMTINQGPVAYHKNSLETNDPAPATEEEGGYAHYQEKVEGRKVQQRSDSFKDHFSQAKLFWNSMSEVEKQHIIKAFRFEVGKVKSKSVQQQVVNLFSHVDADLAEQIAAGVGVKVPTSAQPSQETASSPALSQENTIKAPATRKVAILAEDGFNFEEVSGLKDALKKAGITSEIVSETLNPISSSGGQELEVDQTLLTSDSVLYDAVYVAGGKDSVNSLKAVKEATTFVNEAFAHFKAIGTAGEGTELLAAAGVDSSAAGVEILESRNSESFIQAVAQHRHWARQV; encoded by the coding sequence TTGAGTACGAATGATCCGAAAAACAGCAGCGGGGAAAATAAGAAGGACAAGCAGCTTCAAGCATTCAGAGTGAACAATAAAGGAAAGAAGCTGACCACCAATCAGGGGCTTCGCATTTCTGAGGATGAACACTCACTAAAGGCTGGAGTGCGGGGACCGACATTAATGGAAGATTTTCATTTCCGTGAAAAGATGACTCACTTTGACCATGAAAGAATCCCTGAGCGGATTGTGCATGCAAGAGGGTATGCGGCGCACGGTGAATTTGAAGTCTATGAATCCATGAAAGAGTTTACGAAGGCTGGATTTCTTCAGGATCCATCTGTGAAAACACCGGTATTTGTCCGTTTCTCCACAGTTGCCGGATCACGCGGTTCCGGGGATACTGTACGTGATGTGCGGGGATTTGCCACCAAGTTTTATACGGAAGAAGGGAACTATGACCTCGTAGGAAACAATATCCCTGTCTTTTTTATTCAGGATGCGATTAAATTTCCGGATCTTGTTCATGCATTTAAACCGGAGCAGCATAATGAGATCCCTCAGGCATCCACTGCTCATGATACGTTCTGGGATTTTGTTGCCAACAATACGGAATCAGCTCATACGGTAATGTGGGCGATGTCCGACCGTGCCATTCCCCGCAGCTACCGTATGATGGAAGGTTTTGGTGTGCACACGTTCCGCTTTGTGAACGAACAGGGACAGGCTCGCTTCGTTAAGTTCCACTGGAAGCCGAAGCTCGGTGTGCATTCCCTCGTTTGGGACGAGGCACAGCGTCTTGCCGGTAAAAATCCTGACTTCCACCGCCAAGATCTTTATGAAGCCATTGAAAAAGGAGACTACCCGGAATGGGAGCTTGGTGTTCAAATGATCGAGGAGGAAGATGAGTTTAAATTTAATTTTGATGTGCTGGATCCCACTAAAGTCTGGCCAGAAGAGCTTGTCCCTGTGAAAATTATCGGGAAGATGACACTTAATCGCAATCCTGATAATTACTTCTCTGAAACAGAACAGGTAGCTTTCCACCCTGGACATGTCGTACCCGGCATTGACTTTTCGAATGATCCGCTCCTTCAAGGGCGCTTATTCTCCTATACAGATACGCAGCTTTCTCGTCTTGGCGGTCCAAATTTCCATGAGCTGCCGATTAACCGGCCGGTGTGCCCGTTCCATAATAACCAGCGAGACGGTATGCATCGCATGACAATTAATCAAGGGCCTGTTGCTTATCATAAAAACTCTTTGGAAACTAACGATCCAGCGCCAGCCACAGAGGAAGAGGGCGGCTATGCTCATTATCAGGAGAAAGTGGAAGGGCGGAAGGTTCAGCAGCGCAGCGACAGCTTCAAGGACCATTTCAGCCAGGCGAAGCTCTTCTGGAACAGCATGTCAGAAGTCGAGAAGCAGCACATTATTAAAGCATTCCGTTTTGAAGTCGGAAAGGTGAAAAGCAAAAGTGTTCAGCAGCAGGTTGTAAATCTGTTCAGCCATGTTGATGCCGACCTTGCTGAACAGATTGCAGCAGGAGTGGGTGTAAAAGTCCCGACCAGTGCTCAACCTTCTCAAGAAACGGCGTCATCACCCGCATTAAGCCAAGAAAACACCATCAAAGCTCCGGCAACAAGAAAAGTCGCCATTCTGGCAGAAGACGGGTTTAACTTTGAAGAAGTCAGCGGACTCAAGGATGCGTTGAAGAAGGCTGGAATCACATCTGAAATTGTCAGTGAAACACTTAATCCAATCTCGAGCAGCGGCGGACAGGAGCTTGAAGTCGATCAAACTTTGCTTACGAGCGATTCGGTACTCTATGACGCCGTTTATGTGGCCGGCGGGAAAGACAGTGTGAACAGCTTAAAAGCAGTAAAAGAAGCAACGACATTTGTGAATGAGGCATTTGCACATTTCAAAGCGATTGGTACAGCCGGAGAGGGAACGGAACTGCTGGCAGCAGCGGGTGTTGACTCCAGTGCCGCTGGAGTGGAAATCCTGGAAAGCAGGAACAGCGAGTCCTTTATCCAGGCTGTGGCGCAGCATCGCCATTGGGCACGACAAGTATAA
- a CDS encoding (2Fe-2S)-binding protein, whose translation MTAARSLSAVLHVNDEARAVVIKPTDTLLFVLREKMGLTGAKPGCLNGDCGACTVNVDGLAMKSCLMLAVESLSKRITTIEGLKGTPIQQAFIEHFAFQCGYCTPGFIMNCHAMLEKVPDAKDDTIAEWLNSNICRCTGYEEIEGAVKSIVKKNQMNR comes from the coding sequence ATGACTGCAGCACGAAGTCTGTCAGCAGTCTTACATGTCAATGATGAAGCAAGAGCGGTAGTCATCAAGCCAACGGACACTTTGCTGTTTGTGTTAAGAGAGAAGATGGGACTAACGGGGGCAAAGCCAGGATGTCTGAACGGAGACTGTGGCGCCTGCACGGTAAACGTCGATGGGCTCGCGATGAAATCCTGCCTGATGCTCGCAGTGGAAAGTCTGAGCAAGAGGATTACAACGATCGAAGGCTTAAAAGGAACACCCATCCAGCAGGCCTTTATTGAGCATTTTGCTTTTCAATGCGGATACTGCACTCCGGGATTTATTATGAACTGCCATGCGATGCTGGAAAAAGTTCCAGATGCCAAAGACGATACAATCGCTGAGTGGCTGAATTCCAACATATGCCGCTGCACGGGGTATGAGGAAATTGAAGGAGCGGTGAAATCCATCGTGAAAAAAAATCAAATGAATAGATAA
- a CDS encoding FAD binding domain-containing protein — translation MLSFEFDYYHPTSIEEAVQLFRTLDQERKYPLYYSGGTEIITLGRLNLVYTNAVIDIKGIPECNVMENHGDSFVTGAALSLTAIEEHNGFPLLSKAASGVADHTARNKITVGGNICGQIFYREAVLPYLLTDSKIVAAGMDGIRTEALMNVFNKTLRLNRGEFLLQLQTDKHYLELPYLCVKKRQQWDTGYPLVTIAAIKAEEGIRVAFSGVCPFPFRSREMEKALNANGASLQDRILASLKHLPKPVLDDVEGSSQYRLFVLKNTLFDILEELEGDNR, via the coding sequence ATGCTTTCCTTTGAATTTGATTATTATCATCCGACAAGTATCGAGGAAGCGGTGCAGCTCTTTCGCACTTTGGACCAGGAAAGGAAATATCCGCTCTATTACTCAGGCGGAACGGAAATCATCACGCTCGGACGATTGAATCTTGTGTATACGAACGCGGTCATTGACATCAAAGGAATTCCGGAATGCAATGTAATGGAAAATCATGGCGATTCTTTTGTCACTGGTGCCGCGCTCAGCCTGACTGCCATAGAGGAGCATAATGGATTTCCGCTTCTCAGCAAAGCGGCAAGCGGTGTTGCTGACCACACGGCGAGAAATAAAATTACGGTCGGGGGAAACATCTGCGGACAGATCTTTTACCGTGAAGCAGTACTTCCGTATCTATTAACGGACAGTAAAATTGTGGCTGCCGGCATGGATGGCATCAGGACAGAGGCTTTGATGAATGTTTTTAACAAGACGCTACGTCTGAATAGAGGAGAGTTTCTCTTACAGCTTCAGACCGATAAACATTATTTAGAACTTCCATATCTTTGTGTGAAAAAGCGTCAGCAGTGGGACACCGGATACCCACTGGTAACGATTGCTGCGATCAAAGCGGAAGAGGGAATCAGAGTTGCTTTCAGCGGAGTCTGTCCTTTCCCATTCCGATCACGAGAGATGGAAAAAGCGCTTAATGCCAACGGTGCTTCTTTACAGGATCGGATTCTTGCATCTCTCAAGCACCTGCCCAAACCGGTTCTGGATGATGTAGAGGGCTCATCGCAATATCGGCTCTTTGTGCTGAAAAATACGCTCTTTGACATCTTAGAAGAGCTCGAGGGGGATAACCGATGA